A section of the Pedobacter sp. HDW13 genome encodes:
- a CDS encoding PAAR domain-containing protein, which translates to MPPAARLTDFHECPMTTPGVVPIPHVGGPIVGPGEPTVLIGKLPAARVGDMLVCVGPPDSIVKGSATVMIGGMPAARIGDPTAHGGRIVIGAFSVMIGG; encoded by the coding sequence ATGCCACCAGCAGCAAGATTAACCGATTTTCACGAATGTCCGATGACGACCCCGGGCGTAGTACCTATACCACATGTTGGCGGGCCTATTGTTGGGCCGGGCGAGCCTACCGTATTAATAGGGAAGTTACCCGCCGCCAGGGTAGGCGATATGCTGGTTTGCGTAGGGCCACCCGATAGCATTGTTAAAGGATCTGCCACTGTAATGATTGGCGGAATGCCAGCAGCCAGAATAGGCGATCCAACCGCGCATGGAGGAAGAATCGTGATCGGTGCGTTTAGCGTAATGATAGGGGGATAA
- a CDS encoding phage tail protein, which translates to MANDGKAGGEAWPLPKFRFEVDLGSTLKGIAFQEVSGLEAENQIIEYRKSNSPLFSTEKMPGLVKNGNVTLKKGIFVNDNSFWDWHSAISMNIIKRRTVLIKLLDEAGKTTMQWQLNNAWPTKITSTDLKSEGNEIAVESLEIAFEQLTITNAS; encoded by the coding sequence ATGGCAAATGATGGAAAAGCCGGTGGCGAAGCATGGCCGCTGCCAAAATTCAGGTTTGAGGTAGATTTGGGTAGCACATTAAAAGGCATAGCCTTTCAGGAAGTATCGGGACTGGAGGCCGAAAATCAAATTATCGAGTACCGTAAAAGCAATAGCCCGTTATTTTCAACCGAAAAAATGCCGGGACTGGTAAAAAATGGTAATGTAACTTTGAAAAAAGGGATTTTCGTTAACGATAATTCTTTCTGGGATTGGCATTCGGCAATCAGCATGAATATAATTAAAAGAAGAACGGTATTGATTAAGCTGCTTGATGAGGCAGGTAAAACTACCATGCAATGGCAACTGAATAATGCATGGCCAACAAAAATTACCAGTACCGACCTCAAATCAGAAGGCAATGAAATAGCAGTTGAATCGCTCGAAATTGCATTCGAACAGCTTACGATTACCAATGCTAGCTAG
- a CDS encoding helix-turn-helix domain-containing protein: MQHHEFEAPETLRDTIRCFWYNKRESVAAETFEVLPDGYAEIIFHFGNSCSTFQDGVLQPLPSPFMMGLLNQPITFHAQNCLEIIAIRCYPWTVFDLLGLPSAKQHLHVLEHPIAHLHPILDTHIRNSRIEEAINEVEQYFIKAKSQIAANSLLFKAGIAMREAKGTLPVSQVAAAAHTTVRTLERKFKQSSGYTVKDVLGLMRFEQVRNHLWIHPDANLSGLAYQLGYTDQSHLSREFKHYSGTTPAAFARKAKHGKTVIKGDFVAFVQA, from the coding sequence ATGCAACACCACGAATTTGAAGCTCCTGAAACTTTGCGCGATACCATCAGGTGTTTTTGGTACAACAAAAGGGAATCGGTAGCAGCTGAAACTTTTGAGGTTTTGCCTGATGGCTATGCCGAAATTATCTTTCATTTTGGAAATTCCTGCAGTACTTTTCAGGATGGAGTTTTACAGCCACTTCCATCGCCCTTTATGATGGGGCTACTCAACCAGCCCATTACTTTTCATGCCCAAAATTGTTTGGAGATTATTGCCATCAGGTGCTATCCCTGGACCGTGTTTGATTTGCTCGGGCTACCTTCAGCTAAACAACATCTGCATGTACTCGAGCATCCGATAGCACATTTGCATCCGATATTGGATACCCATATCCGCAACAGCAGAATAGAAGAAGCGATTAATGAGGTAGAACAATACTTTATTAAAGCAAAATCGCAAATTGCGGCAAACAGTTTATTATTTAAAGCGGGTATTGCCATGCGCGAGGCAAAAGGTACTTTGCCTGTAAGCCAGGTTGCTGCCGCTGCCCACACCACTGTACGGACGCTGGAGCGGAAATTTAAACAATCATCGGGCTATACCGTTAAGGATGTATTGGGCCTGATGCGTTTTGAACAGGTTCGCAATCATTTATGGATTCATCCGGATGCAAACCTTTCAGGTCTCGCTTATCAACTGGGTTATACCGATCAATCTCACCTAAGCCGTGAATTTAAACATTACAGTGGTACTACGCCAGCAGCATTTGCACGAAAAGCCAAGCATGGAAAAACGGTAATTAAGGGCGATTTTGTCGCATTTGTACAAGCCTGA
- the vgrG gene encoding type VI secretion system tip protein VgrG, with amino-acid sequence MTTPVSISGDLVTYSIKVAGSPIPDSIAIKSIQIEKKVNRISLAKITILDGEPDKGTFEVSSSSLFVPGNLISIEAGYDGTNAVIFTGIITGQSIRIDELIGSAMEVECRDEAIKMTVGQKNATFSELKDSDIITSLIVKYGTLTADVSKTAKVWPSQVQYSLTDWDFMVSLAGMNGLIVTAINGIVSVKAPGFDSNPVMTVSYGTGLLQFNANMDALTQLESVKTSSWDYTTQSVNSATAAGHYTGPGNISPAALAQVIGLNEYELQTTARMENESLNNWAKAKMLQADYAKIRGEAKFQGTSLVDPGKFITITGLGDRFNGDYIISGVTHNIMEGNWITEVSVGLSPEWLIEKSDRTDSGVLSAGRGLFNGTVKQIYNDPEMQYRILVDVPMFNQNGQGIWARLASFYATSGAGTFFMPEVGDEVVLGFLNEDSRSPVILGSMYSNSRQTPSNGLNPNETNAIKAFVTKSNISIRFDDENKVLTIATPAQNTIIFNDKDKEVSIRDENSNSITMSASGISIKSPKNISIEAGLGIKIAGEQGAAVQANGGDVNISGLNIKQHADMEFSAMGSMTAQIKSGMELTLNSAMIMIN; translated from the coding sequence ATGACAACACCCGTAAGTATCTCAGGTGATTTAGTTACCTACAGCATTAAGGTTGCAGGCAGCCCTATTCCCGACAGCATAGCTATAAAATCTATCCAGATAGAGAAAAAGGTAAACCGCATTTCGTTAGCAAAAATTACCATCTTAGATGGTGAGCCCGACAAGGGAACATTCGAAGTCAGTTCATCATCTCTTTTTGTACCAGGCAATCTGATTAGCATTGAAGCTGGTTACGACGGTACTAATGCTGTAATTTTTACAGGAATTATTACCGGTCAATCTATCCGTATTGATGAACTTATTGGTTCGGCAATGGAGGTTGAATGCAGGGATGAAGCCATAAAAATGACGGTTGGCCAAAAGAATGCTACATTCTCAGAGCTGAAAGACAGCGATATTATAACTTCTCTCATTGTCAAATATGGGACATTAACTGCTGATGTAAGCAAAACCGCTAAGGTTTGGCCAAGCCAGGTACAATATAGTTTAACGGATTGGGATTTTATGGTATCACTTGCCGGAATGAACGGATTAATTGTTACTGCAATAAATGGTATCGTATCGGTTAAAGCTCCCGGATTTGATTCCAATCCGGTGATGACGGTTAGTTATGGCACGGGGTTACTCCAGTTTAATGCAAATATGGATGCCCTTACGCAGTTAGAAAGCGTAAAAACCAGCAGCTGGGATTACACCACACAAAGCGTTAACAGTGCAACAGCGGCAGGTCATTATACCGGCCCGGGTAATATTTCACCGGCTGCATTGGCACAGGTAATTGGTTTAAACGAATATGAATTGCAAACCACAGCCCGGATGGAAAATGAATCGCTTAACAATTGGGCAAAAGCAAAGATGTTACAGGCTGACTATGCTAAAATCAGGGGAGAAGCTAAATTTCAAGGCACTTCACTGGTCGATCCTGGTAAATTTATTACCATAACTGGTCTCGGCGACAGGTTTAATGGCGATTACATTATTTCGGGCGTAACCCACAACATTATGGAAGGGAACTGGATTACAGAAGTTTCTGTAGGGCTTTCTCCCGAATGGTTGATCGAAAAATCTGATCGCACTGATTCAGGTGTTTTAAGTGCAGGGCGCGGCTTGTTTAATGGCACCGTAAAGCAAATTTACAATGATCCTGAAATGCAATACCGCATTTTGGTTGATGTGCCGATGTTTAATCAGAACGGACAGGGTATATGGGCAAGGTTGGCCAGCTTTTATGCTACCAGTGGTGCAGGTACATTTTTTATGCCCGAAGTAGGAGACGAAGTGGTACTGGGTTTCTTAAATGAAGATTCACGCAGCCCGGTAATTTTAGGCAGCATGTACAGCAATTCAAGACAAACCCCTAGTAATGGCCTTAACCCGAACGAAACAAATGCAATTAAGGCATTTGTTACCAAATCAAATATCAGTATCAGATTTGACGATGAAAATAAAGTCTTAACCATTGCTACTCCGGCACAGAATACGATCATTTTTAACGATAAAGACAAAGAAGTTTCCATTCGCGATGAAAACAGTAACAGCATTACCATGTCGGCAAGCGGGATTAGCATCAAAAGCCCTAAAAACATCAGCATTGAAGCTGGTCTGGGGATAAAAATAGCAGGTGAACAAGGAGCAGCTGTTCAGGCCAACGGGGGAGATGTGAACATTAGCGGCCTCAACATTAAACAACATGCCGATATGGAGTTTTCTGCAATGGGATCGATGACTGCCCAAATTAAAAGTGGAATGGAGTTGACGCTTAACAGCGCAATGATTATGATTAACTAA
- a CDS encoding FAD-dependent monooxygenase, protein MNTTIQNEIPSPIPLIYDVIIAGGGPVGLFLACELALAQCTVLILEKVETPETPLKRLPFGMRGLSAPSIEALYRRGLLSGLEIHKRYKNPHAGQENRQAGHFAGIPFYADHIDTAQWKYRLPSATDPIMLSEMEEIETVLTHRALALGVTIRRGQTLCGFQQTDEGVTVLANAQSFMAKWLVGCDGSRSQVRKAGGFEFAGTEPDFTGYSAQVDILDPEKLKPGRNVTARGMYLQSQPGYLIIQDFDQGAFHQSGAPITAQHLQEVLRHISDTDVTISTLHIATTWTDRARQATNYRNSRVFLAGDAAHIHAPLGGQGLNLGLGDAMNLGWKLAATIKESAPEGLLDSYYAERYPIGIKVLEWSRAQVAIMKPEPQSQALNAIMRDLMNTHDGATYMASRIWGVNLQYELEGNHPLVGCSVPNFEFTDGTRFGELMYDGKGILLDFGQQTSLQALAKTYGNQMKYISGQAKVQLGLSAVLIRPDGFVAWATDSEPDEKSIRQAAAKWFL, encoded by the coding sequence ATGAACACGACAATTCAAAACGAAATACCCTCACCCATACCTCTTATTTACGATGTAATTATTGCCGGCGGAGGACCGGTAGGCCTTTTCCTTGCCTGCGAACTTGCCCTGGCACAATGTACTGTACTGATATTAGAAAAAGTCGAAACTCCGGAAACGCCGCTAAAACGCCTACCCTTTGGCATGCGCGGGCTTTCGGCACCAAGTATTGAAGCACTTTACCGCCGCGGATTATTATCAGGACTGGAAATCCATAAACGTTATAAAAACCCACATGCGGGACAAGAAAACCGTCAGGCGGGGCATTTTGCCGGGATTCCTTTTTATGCTGACCACATTGATACCGCGCAATGGAAATACCGTTTGCCAAGTGCCACTGATCCCATTATGCTTTCTGAAATGGAAGAAATTGAAACGGTACTAACCCATCGCGCACTTGCGTTAGGCGTAACCATCAGGCGCGGTCAAACCCTTTGCGGCTTTCAGCAAACTGATGAAGGCGTAACCGTATTGGCAAATGCTCAATCTTTTATGGCTAAATGGCTGGTTGGTTGTGATGGGAGTCGTAGTCAGGTACGAAAGGCTGGTGGCTTTGAGTTTGCCGGCACCGAGCCAGATTTTACCGGCTACAGTGCACAGGTTGATATTTTAGATCCCGAAAAGCTTAAACCGGGCCGAAATGTAACTGCAAGGGGCATGTACCTGCAATCGCAGCCAGGTTACCTCATTATACAAGATTTTGACCAAGGTGCATTTCATCAGTCAGGTGCGCCAATAACCGCTCAACACCTGCAAGAGGTGCTGCGCCACATTTCTGATACCGATGTAACCATTAGTACCCTGCACATTGCTACTACCTGGACCGACCGTGCCCGCCAAGCCACCAATTACCGCAATAGCAGGGTGTTTTTAGCCGGCGATGCGGCCCATATCCACGCACCTTTGGGTGGCCAGGGTTTAAACCTGGGCTTGGGCGATGCCATGAACCTGGGCTGGAAACTAGCTGCTACCATTAAAGAATCAGCTCCTGAAGGTTTATTAGACAGTTATTACGCAGAAAGATACCCGATTGGCATAAAGGTTTTGGAATGGTCGCGCGCACAGGTGGCCATTATGAAACCAGAACCGCAATCGCAGGCCTTGAACGCCATTATGCGCGACCTGATGAATACCCATGACGGCGCGACTTACATGGCTTCGCGCATTTGGGGTGTTAACCTGCAATACGAGCTTGAAGGCAATCACCCGCTGGTGGGTTGCAGTGTACCCAATTTCGAATTTACAGACGGGACGAGGTTTGGCGAACTGATGTACGATGGCAAGGGTATTTTACTCGATTTTGGTCAGCAGACTTCATTGCAGGCTTTAGCCAAAACCTATGGCAACCAAATGAAATACATTTCGGGCCAGGCAAAAGTACAATTGGGTTTAAGCGCTGTACTAATCCGCCCAGATGGTTTTGTTGCCTGGGCTACAGATAGCGAACCTGATGAAAAGTCAATCAGGCAGGCAGCAGCAAAATGGTTTCTCTGA
- a CDS encoding DUF5694 domain-containing protein, with amino-acid sequence MPALKNISLINLLVYFFFSSTGFSQHKTNVVLIGIYHFNNPGFDEGKMKDRNILSDENQQGLDRITGKLIRKYRPDKVFVEYDASKNNKLNAMYSLYKNAKPFYNADTLNAFNRRFYSENETFQLGFRLAKKARNDSIYAMDYDDVPIRFDLIKSKLQANRSFTYADYQEQITELEVFMNACLSKPRLEDVLLGLNSQEQYQLNKGLYISFLNRVNQPDDFFGSDLVAAWYKRNLIMYSNIQNQVSAGDNNIVIIIGAGHAAIMEDFIKADKRFNLVKLNGVL; translated from the coding sequence ATGCCTGCTCTAAAAAATATATCCCTGATTAACCTTTTGGTGTACTTTTTCTTTTCATCAACCGGCTTTTCACAACATAAAACCAACGTGGTGCTTATCGGTATCTACCATTTTAACAACCCGGGGTTTGATGAAGGGAAAATGAAAGACCGCAATATTTTGAGCGATGAAAATCAACAGGGACTGGATCGGATTACAGGTAAACTGATCAGGAAATATCGTCCAGATAAGGTTTTTGTAGAATACGATGCATCAAAAAACAATAAGCTTAATGCTATGTACTCTCTTTATAAAAATGCAAAACCATTTTATAACGCCGATACCTTAAATGCATTTAACAGAAGGTTTTACAGCGAAAATGAAACTTTTCAGCTGGGATTTAGGCTAGCAAAAAAAGCCAGAAACGATAGTATTTATGCCATGGATTATGATGATGTTCCCATCCGGTTTGATTTGATAAAATCAAAGCTGCAGGCAAACCGCTCTTTTACCTACGCCGATTATCAGGAACAGATTACAGAGCTGGAAGTATTTATGAATGCTTGCCTGAGCAAGCCTAGGCTTGAAGATGTATTGCTTGGTCTCAACTCGCAGGAACAATATCAGTTGAACAAAGGACTTTACATTTCTTTTCTAAACAGGGTAAATCAGCCTGACGATTTTTTCGGATCGGATTTGGTAGCAGCATGGTATAAACGCAATCTCATTATGTATTCCAATATCCAGAATCAGGTTTCGGCTGGTGATAATAATATAGTAATTATTATAGGGGCAGGCCACGCAGCAATTATGGAAGATTTTATTAAGGCCGATAAAAGATTTAACTTGGTAAAACTTAATGGTGTTTTGTAA
- a CDS encoding family 43 glycosylhydrolase: protein MKKKYLLFLRLFLLLALAACLLKGLEKTHAQEIIPHAASAKLNPLLPGYFADPTIKKFGDIYYIYSTTDNVMLASGAPTVWYSKDFENWYNYTMDVPSFTTIPLVNFWAPDIIEKDGRYYLYFGNCEMGCNIYGYVSDTPVGPWKKLNENDKPVIAHNYPRQGFPSLDAQFFTDTDGKIYGYWGTWVHYNGGYAVGELNPQTMKDMQQSNNIPLVQTPASFEAAYMMKKGNKYILMYSGASCHDETYNVRYAYANTPYGPFTPGANNPILSTNPDKTVHGPGHHSVLQEGDDYYIVYHKHDYPMTRGGLSRQVCIDKMIFENDSTIKAVDPKNTGYINPAKQKIPVNLALNKPATASSAYHLLGQNVNYTYQPTLATDNNNATLWKAASNRFPQDLTIDLGAEKQVKRIFTQFEFPTFYYQYILQYSSDGKNWKVFSDQSANRTPGSPMIDDNDVKARYIKLTVTGTEKQGLYAAVWNLKIYDSLFEIPLSIKNKNSVNGPAVSSKKEMLLNLDVAKASVTKSVTTLQNGGTLGGFFKSIGEVPVQQDELGVKALKFGNGYLTSNQPVPQQLAWNGSYTVATWVKNPEVNKDGECLMSWCNRNAMRLANSYNAMYYNSAGYGAAGHLDYHFDMRFNKLPKANEWHHLVLTFDGMVEKIYVDGVLDNEQSMTLSSAIKQAEFIVGASDEGENYSGFMASLRMYDYALIKADIQKLQQQTKPGK from the coding sequence ATGAAGAAAAAATACCTGTTGTTTTTAAGGCTCTTCCTATTATTGGCCCTGGCAGCCTGCCTGCTAAAAGGCCTTGAAAAAACACATGCTCAGGAAATAATCCCTCATGCTGCTAGTGCCAAATTAAATCCTTTATTGCCTGGTTATTTTGCCGATCCAACGATAAAGAAATTTGGCGATATCTATTATATCTATTCCACTACAGATAATGTTATGCTGGCCTCTGGAGCACCTACAGTGTGGTACAGTAAAGATTTTGAGAACTGGTACAATTACACCATGGATGTGCCATCATTTACCACAATACCCCTTGTTAATTTTTGGGCACCCGATATTATCGAGAAAGACGGTCGCTATTATCTCTATTTCGGTAACTGCGAAATGGGCTGCAACATTTATGGTTACGTATCTGATACACCGGTTGGCCCCTGGAAAAAACTGAATGAAAACGATAAACCCGTTATTGCCCACAACTATCCGAGGCAAGGTTTCCCGTCATTGGATGCACAGTTTTTTACCGATACCGACGGTAAAATTTATGGCTATTGGGGCACCTGGGTACATTATAATGGTGGTTATGCAGTAGGTGAGCTTAATCCTCAAACCATGAAGGATATGCAGCAATCGAATAACATTCCTTTGGTACAAACGCCGGCGTCTTTCGAAGCCGCATACATGATGAAAAAGGGAAATAAATATATCCTGATGTATTCCGGTGCTTCTTGTCACGATGAAACCTATAATGTGCGTTATGCTTATGCAAATACACCATACGGACCATTTACGCCTGGTGCCAATAATCCAATTCTGAGTACCAATCCAGATAAAACAGTGCATGGTCCAGGGCACCATTCGGTACTGCAGGAGGGCGATGATTACTATATTGTTTACCATAAACACGATTACCCGATGACCCGTGGCGGACTTTCGAGGCAGGTATGTATCGATAAAATGATTTTTGAAAATGATTCTACCATCAAAGCTGTTGATCCCAAAAACACAGGTTATATCAATCCTGCAAAACAAAAAATACCTGTTAACCTTGCGCTAAATAAACCAGCTACGGCATCATCAGCTTATCACTTGCTGGGGCAAAATGTTAATTATACTTACCAGCCAACCCTGGCAACCGATAATAACAATGCCACGCTCTGGAAAGCGGCAAGTAACCGGTTCCCGCAGGATTTAACCATAGATCTCGGAGCAGAAAAACAAGTAAAACGCATATTTACGCAATTCGAATTCCCTACATTTTATTATCAATACATTTTGCAGTACTCCAGCGATGGTAAAAACTGGAAAGTATTTTCAGATCAATCTGCCAATCGTACTCCTGGGAGCCCCATGATTGATGATAATGATGTAAAGGCACGGTACATTAAATTAACCGTAACAGGCACCGAAAAGCAGGGTTTATATGCCGCAGTTTGGAATTTAAAAATTTACGATTCGCTTTTCGAAATTCCGCTTTCCATAAAAAATAAAAACTCTGTAAACGGCCCTGCAGTAAGTAGTAAAAAAGAAATGCTCCTCAATCTGGATGTGGCCAAAGCTTCTGTAACCAAATCAGTTACCACTCTGCAAAACGGGGGTACTTTAGGTGGTTTTTTTAAAAGCATAGGGGAGGTTCCTGTTCAACAAGATGAACTGGGGGTAAAAGCCCTGAAATTTGGTAATGGGTATTTAACCTCCAATCAACCGGTTCCGCAACAATTAGCCTGGAACGGTTCGTATACGGTAGCTACCTGGGTGAAAAACCCCGAGGTAAACAAAGACGGCGAATGTTTAATGTCGTGGTGCAACAGAAATGCCATGCGCCTGGCAAACTCCTATAATGCCATGTACTACAACAGCGCAGGCTATGGTGCTGCGGGGCATCTCGATTATCATTTTGATATGCGTTTTAATAAGCTGCCCAAAGCTAACGAATGGCACCATTTAGTACTCACCTTCGATGGTATGGTAGAGAAGATTTATGTTGATGGTGTGTTGGATAACGAACAAAGTATGACCTTAAGTTCAGCAATTAAGCAGGCGGAATTTATAGTAGGCGCATCAGATGAAGGGGAGAATTATAGCGGATTTATGGCTTCATTAAGGATGTATGATTACGCGTTAATTAAAGCTGATATTCAAAAACTACAGCAGCAAACAAAGCCTGGTAAATAA
- a CDS encoding cold-shock protein — MRKGIITHIDLLSGKGFIEDENQQDISFYLIDAQSNLRTGILIEFEIALDDNGLFATNVQSLVLQEPLLAG; from the coding sequence ATGAGAAAAGGCATTATTACACACATCGATTTACTATCGGGAAAAGGTTTTATCGAAGACGAAAATCAACAGGATATTTCCTTTTACCTTATCGATGCTCAGAGCAACCTACGGACCGGAATTTTGATAGAATTTGAAATCGCACTTGACGATAACGGCTTGTTTGCCACAAATGTTCAGTCGCTGGTGTTGCAAGAACCTCTTTTGGCCGGATAA
- a CDS encoding FecR family protein yields the protein MNDLEYNEDYYKELASKWIKGTITNEEEVRFSSWYNQEVNREITIPEEFVVNEAEHRNRMLAEINKRIGVSKKVQLWPRLVAAALIGVLFISGFYLMIRSFTKDEAAIAVLKKHDIPAGKNKAVLTLANGEVLSLSDLAVGEHSQHDGAIITKNRDGQLQYQVVDTENNSNEIAYNTISTPKGGQYQVNLPDGTKIWLNSASSLKFPTSFKKLFERKVELAGEGYFEVAKDKSRPFRVVSNQQTVTVYGTHFNINAYSDEAEMVTTLIEGSVDVNHVLLRPNEQSVIKDNQIKVQPADIESVIAWKNGYFRFEEERLDVIMKKVSRWYDVDIEFADPALKELEFGVVTSRSGNLSGILKMLEMTHEIYFTLNGRKITVLNYTKENNAR from the coding sequence ATGAACGATCTCGAATACAATGAAGATTATTATAAAGAACTTGCTTCCAAATGGATAAAGGGAACCATTACTAATGAAGAAGAAGTAAGGTTTTCGTCCTGGTATAATCAGGAAGTTAATCGAGAAATAACAATACCCGAAGAATTTGTCGTAAATGAGGCCGAACATCGTAACCGGATGCTGGCCGAAATTAATAAGAGAATAGGCGTATCTAAAAAAGTGCAGCTATGGCCGCGTTTGGTTGCCGCCGCTTTAATTGGTGTCTTATTTATTTCCGGATTCTATTTAATGATTCGCTCCTTCACAAAAGATGAAGCTGCGATTGCAGTACTGAAGAAGCACGATATACCTGCCGGAAAAAATAAAGCAGTACTTACACTGGCTAATGGCGAGGTGCTTTCACTTTCAGATTTAGCAGTTGGCGAACATAGCCAGCATGATGGAGCCATTATTACTAAAAACAGAGACGGACAGCTTCAATACCAGGTTGTAGATACCGAAAATAACAGTAACGAAATTGCTTATAATACCATCAGTACACCAAAAGGAGGACAATATCAGGTTAACCTGCCCGATGGAACAAAAATATGGCTCAATTCGGCCTCCTCATTAAAATTTCCGACAAGTTTTAAAAAACTCTTTGAACGCAAAGTAGAGCTTGCCGGAGAAGGCTATTTTGAAGTGGCTAAAGATAAAAGCCGTCCGTTCCGTGTAGTTTCCAATCAGCAAACCGTAACTGTTTATGGTACTCATTTTAACATAAACGCCTATAGCGATGAAGCTGAAATGGTAACAACCTTAATTGAGGGGAGTGTAGATGTAAACCATGTGCTCCTCCGTCCAAATGAACAATCGGTAATTAAAGATAATCAGATTAAAGTACAACCAGCCGATATTGAATCGGTAATTGCCTGGAAAAATGGCTATTTCAGGTTTGAAGAAGAGCGTTTGGATGTGATTATGAAAAAGGTATCGAGATGGTATGATGTAGATATAGAATTTGCTGACCCAGCTTTAAAGGAACTGGAATTTGGGGTGGTAACCAGTCGTTCAGGAAATCTTTCGGGCATACTTAAAATGCTCGAAATGACCCATGAGATTTATTTTACACTTAACGGCAGGAAAATTACAGTGCTGAATTATACAAAGGAAAACAATGCCCGTTAA
- a CDS encoding RNA polymerase sigma-70 factor: protein MRDYRKFNDEQLLSFLREGNHAAFTEIYNRYWKKMFEIAARKINDLDEAEEIVQSIFVSLWQRKTELRIKGSLNAYLAVCIKYRVIKLLDKKRHEQKYRDSLDSRILTDASTEDWLSFLELKDKLAELVAVLPDKCQLVYKMSRERGMPQKEIATTLNIAEKTVEAHLGKALKTLKAGLNHFLTTLL from the coding sequence ATGCGCGATTATAGAAAATTTAACGACGAACAATTGTTATCTTTCTTAAGGGAAGGAAATCATGCTGCATTTACAGAAATTTACAACCGTTACTGGAAAAAGATGTTTGAAATTGCTGCACGTAAGATCAATGATTTAGACGAAGCAGAAGAAATTGTACAGAGCATCTTTGTTTCGCTTTGGCAGAGAAAAACCGAGCTCAGAATTAAAGGCTCATTAAATGCTTATCTGGCTGTTTGTATCAAATATCGCGTAATCAAATTGTTGGATAAAAAAAGACATGAACAAAAATACAGGGATAGCCTGGATAGCCGGATACTTACTGATGCCTCAACTGAAGACTGGTTAAGTTTTTTGGAACTGAAAGACAAACTTGCCGAATTGGTGGCTGTTTTACCTGATAAATGCCAGCTCGTATATAAAATGAGTCGCGAACGCGGAATGCCCCAAAAAGAAATTGCCACAACACTCAATATTGCAGAAAAAACTGTAGAGGCACATCTTGGAAAAGCGCTTAAAACACTAAAAGCAGGCCTCAATCATTTCTTAACAACCTTGTTGTAA